In a single window of the Cryptococcus neoformans var. neoformans JEC21 chromosome 11 sequence genome:
- a CDS encoding protein binding protein, putative, with product MSIELSPSTQLGFPRPFTSVVKRSLLIHNPNYHPVAFKVKTTAPKQYSVRPNSGRVEAGESVEVHIMLQPLAQEPPPHAKCKDKFLVQSASITPDEEMHSLAELWSQLEKTNKGAISEQKLKVVYLPAEDGSTNNQGIPEEDEANEASRVEEPAIFSHAQTSPSHEKPFSPLEQPKSVDTTAPALAPTQPPLPSLSPAAVNSTNSALEQSLAATTSDSEKLAVALKEIESLRAQLEEAKGPQVSGLRKRGMAGGANEPANKPAQAVATAQQQGVPLEIVIGLMVGVFVLTYLFF from the exons TCCCTCTACCCAACTGGGTTTCCCCC GTCCCTTCACCAGCGTCGTCAAGCGCTCGCTTCTCATCCATAACCCCAACTACCACCCTGTTGccttcaaagtcaagaCGACTGCGCCGAAGCAGTACTCTGTGAGGCCCAACTctggaagagttgaggcTGGAGAGAGCGTCGAAGTGCACA TCATGCTGCAGCCTTTAGCCCAGGAACCCCCTCCCCACGCCAAGTGCAAGGACAAATTCTTGGTTCAGTCTGCGTCCATCACTCCTGACGAAGAAATGCACTCTTTGGCGGAATTG TGGTCACAATTGGAAAAGACAAACAAGGGCGCTATTAGCGAGCAAAAGCTCAAAGTTGTGTACCTCCCCGCCGAAGACGGATCCACAAATAACCAGGGCATCcctgaagaagacgaggctAATGAGGCTAGCAGGGTTGAAGAGCCA GCCATCTTCAGCCACGCCCAAACATCACCTTCCCACGAGAAACCCTTTTCTCCCCTCGAACAACCCAAGTCTGTCGACACCActgctcctgctcttgCCCCcactcaacctcctcttccatctctctctcccgctGCGGTTAACTCTACCAACTCAGCGCTCGAGCAATCTCTTGCGGCCACCACCTCTGATTCTGAAAAACTGGCCGTTGCGCTCAAGGAGATTGAATCTCTTCGTGCCCAACTGGAAGAGGCCAAGGGTCCTCAAGTCTCTGGCTTGAGGAAGCGGGGTATGGCCGGAGGTGCTAACGAGCCTGCAAACAAGCCTGCGCAAGCTGTGGCTACTGCTCAACAGCAAGGTGTCCCCCTCGAAATTGTCATCGGGCTCATGGTCGGTGTCTTTGTGTTGACTTACCTGTTCTTCTAA